Genomic DNA from Niabella ginsenosidivorans:
TTAAAAAACAAGAAAATCAGAGTCTAATAATTGGAACTTCCCCTAGAAGTCCTGCAATGATGTCATTGATAAAACTTATCAGTAGTCAATCGTAGGGGGAGGAACCTTAGATCTGTTAGCAAAAAATATGCATACGGTAACTCGCCGGGAGGCGGGCAAAAACAATGGCGATGACAAGTTTTTTACCGTCACCTCGACGGAAGCGGAGAGGTCTCCCCGCCGGCAGAGGCTGCGCTCGGCATGACGATAAGTGTGATTGATCTCCGATATATAAGGCAACATGTCATTGGCGGCGTAATCCCGGGCCTTCGGGATGGAGCCGAAAAGTCTCTAAAATTGTAGAGATGCCTCCCTTCCGATAACGATCGGGACGATATAACGATTTCTTTCTTTTGATACAGCATCTTTATAATGTGCATACGGTTGCGCAATGCAGCTGTATTATGTTGATCAGCCGCCAACTTTTTCTATATTGCAGGCTGGCTCATTGCCCTGTTATTTTAAATGTTTTGTAATCGTTTTCCTGTACCGGCAGCCGCGCTGCCTGCTAAAGGAACATAAAAGAATTAATCGGATGAAGTTAATCCCTGTACAATGGTGTCTTGCATTTTTTTTATCCGGTCTGTTTATGAACGCAACGGCCCAGTCCTGGACCGGTCCCCCGGAAAAACCGAAAGAGCGCAGGGAGCTGCAATACGGGCCCCTGCACCCGGGCAAACGTACGGATGCAGCCATGCAGCGTTTTCGGGAATATGGCTTGGGACAGTTTATTCATTGGGGGGTATACGCAATTGCCGGAGGTGAATGGAACGGTGTAAAAGCGCCAACAGCATCCGAATGGATCCGGTCCTGGTCCGGGAAAACCGCTCCGGATAACTGGAAGGCTACCTACGACAACCTGTACAAACAATTTAACCCGGTAAGCTTTGATGCAACGCGCTGGGCAAAACAGGCCAAAGCAATGGGTGCGCGTTATGTGATCTTTACCACCAAGCATCATGACGGATTCTGTATGTGGCCCAGCCGGTTTTCAGATTATACCATCCGGCAAAGCCCGTATCAAAAAGATATTGTGCGGCAGATTGTGGATGCCTATGCAAAAGAAGGCATTGATGTATATCTTTATTTCTCCATTATTGACTGGCATAATAAAGACTACAGGAGCGCCTCTCCAAAAACGGCTGGGGAAAAAGCGTCTTATCAAAAGTTTTTGGATTATACCCGGAACCAGCTTTTTGAGTTGCTGAACAACTATCCGCAAATAAAGGGGTTCTGGTTTGATGGCACCTGGGATAAGGCCTGGATCGATTCTTATGCGTTCACCTATCAGTTGGAAAAAGACCTGCGTGCCGCCCATCCGGGGCTGATCATTGGCAGCCGTTTCCGTAATGACGAATATGGCAAACGCCATTTTGATTCCAATGGCGACCTGCTGGGCGATTATGAGCAGGGATGGGAGCGTAAACTGCCTGCCAAATATGAATGGCTGAATGGCAACGACTGGGATTGTGTAATGACCATTCCCCCCAATGGCTGGGGATATATTAAAGACTGGTCACCGTTTTATACCAAAACTTCTTATGACCTGATCGATATGCTGATGCACGCCACTTCTATGGGCGGAAATTTTGTGCTGAACTTTGGCCCCGATGGAAACGGGAATATGAGCCCCGGTGAAGACCGGCTTGCAAAAGAGATCGGCGAATGGGTGCAACTGAACGGGGAAGCGGTTTATGGAGTCACACACGCGCCGCTGGAGCCCAACAGTTACGGTTACTTTACCCAAAAGGGCAATACCTTGTATTTAACGGTGTTCAATCGCCCGGTCAATAATCTGATCCGGATCAAAATGCCGAAATCAGCTACAGAAGTGCCAACAGCAGCCAGCCTGCTGGTGAGCGGAACCTCGTTGAAGATGAAATTCACAGATATAGGACTGGATCTTGACAGGAATATATATGTTGATATTACTCTGCCTGACACCTTTGTAAGCCAGCAGCCTTTTGTAATAAAGATCATTACAAAGTCGGGAAAGATCAATGCTGCAGAGCTGGAGAAAGCGCATATGTAAAAACTAAAATGGTATTCAATGAGAATGAAGATCTGTTTGATGGCTGTTATTGCCGGACTTTATTTAAGCGGGGCAGGGCAGGAGCAATGCCCGGTTATTCCTGCTCCGGTTCAGGCCGTCAGATCTGCAGAAACCTTTTTGTTGAGCAGATATACGGGTCTTATTTTAGATGCTCCGGAATTAAAAGGCGCTGGTGCTTACTTACAGCAACGTTTGCTGGACCTGAAACAGATTCCTGTAGCTGTGAAGCCGGCAGATGCTGATTATATCCGGCTTTCAATAAATAAGCAGGCAAAGCAGGATGAATCCTACCGGTTGGCTATTACAAA
This window encodes:
- a CDS encoding alpha-L-fucosidase, with product MKLIPVQWCLAFFLSGLFMNATAQSWTGPPEKPKERRELQYGPLHPGKRTDAAMQRFREYGLGQFIHWGVYAIAGGEWNGVKAPTASEWIRSWSGKTAPDNWKATYDNLYKQFNPVSFDATRWAKQAKAMGARYVIFTTKHHDGFCMWPSRFSDYTIRQSPYQKDIVRQIVDAYAKEGIDVYLYFSIIDWHNKDYRSASPKTAGEKASYQKFLDYTRNQLFELLNNYPQIKGFWFDGTWDKAWIDSYAFTYQLEKDLRAAHPGLIIGSRFRNDEYGKRHFDSNGDLLGDYEQGWERKLPAKYEWLNGNDWDCVMTIPPNGWGYIKDWSPFYTKTSYDLIDMLMHATSMGGNFVLNFGPDGNGNMSPGEDRLAKEIGEWVQLNGEAVYGVTHAPLEPNSYGYFTQKGNTLYLTVFNRPVNNLIRIKMPKSATEVPTAASLLVSGTSLKMKFTDIGLDLDRNIYVDITLPDTFVSQQPFVIKIITKSGKINAAELEKAHM